Proteins from a single region of Punica granatum isolate Tunisia-2019 chromosome 8, ASM765513v2, whole genome shotgun sequence:
- the LOC116187120 gene encoding transcription factor MYB123-like, with protein MGRKPRPTHLKDGLKKGAWTAIEDQILIDYVKKNGEGKWGRVIKETGLRRCGKSCRLRWLNYLRPNIKRGNISDDEEELIVRLHKLLGNRWSLIAGRLPGRTDGDIKNYWNRVLKKKSKLGSERPKTSKTKKEITIKDRCDEVAEAKDPEDQPLERNAAGSAVFAKASTGNTTISQAEGQLILPIMAVENIDGCTWDFAAVDDKLNEIFVSEFVSPYSLEANERPGECENGFVIKPCVLSSSDDLLGGELSEQMMCEWAAELMY; from the exons ATGGGAAGAAAGCCTAGGCCTACCCATTTGAAGGATGGATTGAAAAAAGGGGCATGGACTGCAATAGAAGACCAAATCCTCATCGATTACGTCAAAAAGAATGGTGAAGGAAAGTGGGGAAGGGTCATAAAGGAGACGG GTCTCAGGAGGTGCGGGAAAAGCTGTAGGCTGCGTTGGTTAAATTATCTCCGACCCAACATTAAAAGAGGGAACATATCCGATGACGAAGAAGAGCTCATTGTTCGGCTCCACAAGCTTTTAGGAAACAG ATGGTCTCTCATAGCGGGAAGGTTGCCTGGCCGAACAGATGGAGACATAAAGAACTATTGGAACAGAGTTTTAAAGAAGAAGTCTAAATTAGGTAGTGAGCGACCAAAGACTAGTAAAACGAAAAAGGAAATCACCATAAAAGATCGATGCGATGAGGTTGCAGAGGCCAAAGACCCTGAAGATCAACCATTAGAACGAAACGCGGCAGGCTCTGCTGTCTTCGCCAAAGCCTCAACCGGAAATACAACGATATCACAAGCAGAAGGGCAGCTGATACTGCCAATAATGGCCGTTGAGAATATTGATGGTTGTACATGGGACTTCGCAGCCGTTGATGACAAGCTGAATGAGATTTTCGTGTCCGAGTTTGTTAGCCCGTATTCACTGGAGGCCAACGAGCGCCCAGGAGAATGTGAAAATGGGTTCGTCATCAAGCCTTGTGTTCTATCCTCTTCGGATGACCTTCTGGGCGGGGAGTTGTCTGAACAGATGATGTGTGAATGGGCAGCTGAATTGATGTATTGA